The window ATTCCAACATGCGGTACCAATCCATAATCAAATAGAGTGGTACCCGTTATCAATGAAGCTTAAACCTACATGTGAAGTTGAGAAAAACAGGTTCAATCCTTATGGATGCCTACATCATGTGGAGATTAGGTGAAAGTATTTCACCGACATCATATGCCCATACGGGTGAGTTGATGAGTATCAATGTTGTTGTACCGGGCAAAGGTTCCTtccattccttttttttttatgccaATACATGAGAAAAAACCCCACCAATGAAGACCAAAACATTTAGTGGAGAAGATTAGTAAAACTAGAGGGGTTCCGGTCAAGAATTTTGGGCTATAATTAgcaattatttaatattaacgggtataaatagttttatatgtatttactccccttcaaaatttgaaaaacaaaatagcagatacaaaaaccaaaactaaaaaaaacattttgaaccCTCCTGTAATGATGTTCAATTTTTGCTCTTGGAGCCATCTACAACAACCGTACATATTATGCTGCACAGTGTACAACTATATGAAACATGTATTGTTGTAGATGTCTAAATaatgttgtagatttatcattcCTCAAATAACAAGTATATTTAAGTTCATTGAGATCATGATTATTAAATTACAGTTTCAAATAGTACTTTGTTGATGTGGTGGTTTATGGTTTCAGGATCAAAGTAGGTCTTGTAATAGTATGCTTTGGCTACCATCAGAAACACCTGCTTCAAATCAGGGTGAAGATCGCCAGATGAGTGATTAAACACAAGCTGCACAAGTTGTTGCATTTTGGCGTCGATCTCAAAGCCTGTGGTGCAGCTCTCCTAATTAAACGCACGGGTAATAATACTCCTTTCATTAATAGTGTCGTTGATCGATTAGATAGCACATAAAGCTGTTTAGTGTACCTTATGAGATATTTGATGACAAAGGTCATTTGTGACAGAAGATATATGCAGGTATTGAGGATCGGATAATGTCTCCTCTGATACCCATCGGCTGTTGCTCATACATATCGTTCTAACTATGAGTTCCGCTTCTCCTTTGACTGCATCCATTCCTTTTTGCCATTCCAACAACCACACCGTCCACTAATGTTCATCAAGGGATTACATAACaagtaaacaaaaaaatgaTCGGAATAATGGTATTTCATACCCGATATTAGTGGAAGAGGGAAAACTTACGGCATGATGGAGGTTTGGGCGGATGTCTACACCATGAGTGATCCATGCTTCGGAGGAGATCTCGTTGAGGGTTTCATTGAGCACTTTCAACACCATATGCCATCGATTTCCATCTCTATGATGATGTTGAACATTTATGAATCCATCTACAAACGCTTCCATGTCCTCTTCCGTGAATTTGGAACTAATAAAGTAAGAGGTGACGATGTTGAGTAGAATACTGGTTTTGGTCCATGCGAGTCGCTCATTGCATCTTTCTGGCTCGAATATGCTTGCAGCTGCCGCATAGTATGACCATAGAGGACTTGCATTTAGGTTCTCTTCGATGCTTAGCTGTGCGTACCATCTGAGTATAAAAATTATGTTACTTCAGGTCATATAATGatcaatacaaaaaatatattcaaaatacTTTTGGATATAGCTCCATTCTGTGTGATGAATCATTTGGCAGTGATTGTAGTCCAATTTGGCCATCTCAAGATATTGATGGTTGCTCACATTTCCCATCCTGCATTTCcattgggaaaaaaaaaggttcacATTTTGATACTGCAGTTATCAAATAAGTAAACCAAATAATACGGATTATACCTATAAAGGGTTTTTCCTATCCAAACGTCATCATCACCCCCATATTGCTCCAAGTAATATCTTGCCTCTAGTCGAGGTAAACTTGCATACCAGGGCACATCAAGCGCGTATCCAATCTGTTTACCAACTTAATAAGTCCCTTCAAAGTGTGGGATCAAGCATTGCTTAAAACAATTTAAACGAGCATACAACATGgtcctttaatttttttttatttttttttttaggtttacTAGATTAGTGATTCTACATACCTCGCCAGGCAAGTCCTTGGTGATGATCCATTTGTCAAAAAGTTCATTGGTTGATTGTTTTGCAGTCAAGAATTTATGAGAGAATTTGCGGGCATCAACGAGGATTTTCTCACCGGGAAAACTCATCTGCGAAGCTCTATAAAGATTGAACATCCCTGTCACAGCTTGTGTAACTTGCTCGGGAAAACACAAAAAATGCCCGTCTTTCTCAAAGGGAAGAAACACATCTAAAATGAGACATAACTTTTAACTGTGTTTTTTGGAATAATACCAATGACATCTGGAACTTAGATGAAGTTATACATAACTTATCAAAATCAattgtttatataaaattaacctGGAGAAATTTGATAACCGTTAGCTCTTAAAACTCGAAAACCCATAGCAGTGTCGTCGATGTCTGGTACATTCGTGTTTCTTCCAAACCCAATACCTTGCTCATCCCAGTATCTTCAAACATTTATCATGAGAACTACTTATCACTTTTAGTTTAAAGTAAGACTTGAAACCCCAAACTTTTGGTCAGAGGAGGCCTTGGGCAACCCTGACCCAGTTCTAGGCCCATTATTTATGGGTaccaaagaaaaaaattatttataacattaGTCGTCATCTATAAaaagttttgtttatatatttgaattcacTAGGGCCTGCTTGGGGCACTTGAATCCTCAGGACCGGCCCTGGTTTTGGTGGACATTAGCACTGCCGGCTTAACTATAGTAATGGGTTAGGCATGGGTCAAAAGCCCCCAAAATACAAAGGCCcccaatttttatattttagaatTAGTATTTTAATTAGACCTTAAATTTGTAAGGTAGATATTAGTGTTCAATAGACTACAATTCACAACAAACTACGAACTAGCGGCGACACCACCACATCGGCATGTCTACCACCACCAGGTCCAGTGGCGTCCGTGCCACTAGGTTCACTGCTCGCCTTTTGTAATTCctttttatgtttattgttATTAATGCTAATTTATTTGTAGATCTGattttaatgattaaatatttttttgtattctaGTGAGTTAGGGCTGTTAGGCCCCCAAAATTGATCTTGTTTAAGGCCTCGAAAAAAAGCTTGAGCCGACGGACATTAGGCTAATGGCATGCAAGACAAATTTCCAGCATGCCcaatttatattgttattttaagttttagttAATAAGAGCTTTTGTACCTGTATATGTAGTCAGCACAGGCCTTGATCTCAGAACCAAAATAACGAGAAATTCCTAGGCGTTGCAGACGATCAATGATCCAGATATGTTCAAACATGTCGACAGGGTACGTATGTGGGACTGTATCAAAAAatgttaatttctttttattatctTGTGATATGCTAATACTTTAAAACTAGCTGAGGAAATTACTTGTAAGTTACATGAAAATGGGTTTCCTATATTTAATTGCTAAATGATCAACCCGGTAAAACTACATATTTTGATATAAAGAAAAGGTAGCAAAGAGGTGGATCGGTTGAAAATTCATCCACATAATAAGTGTTAATCATGttttaaagattttatttaacaaaattggACACTTTATAGCAGTTATATTTAACTGAATTccatatttattaatatttcgAAAGACAAGAATGTTAGCAGgtcaacccaacctgacccaaatGTCAACTTAATCTGAGCCATATGGGTTTGACCCACGATCTTTGCAGCTCAAGTTGCCCTTTCTTGTCAGTCGTAACCAAGATTCACAAATTTTGTTACCTTCTCCATTGAATTTAGTAACAAGATTGGTCAAATATGCGAGACATTTCTGATCTTTAGTCTGCATGAATGCATAAGCAGTTGCTGCTGGAGAGAAGAAGAACGATCCGTTTTCACATCTAAGTTTTAGAAGCTTTTCCCATTCCAAATCTTTCATCCCTTCCAAGCTATAAAGCAAGCTTGTTGGAGTGTTGTGTAATTTGTCCTTTGGTATCCTttgaaaaacaaacataaaacatCATTGTTAGCTTAAGTTTGTCCTACATTCCGGCATTGTGTTTAGAAAATGAACAATGGTTAACAACTTTGCAAGCTTTAGGTCACGTATAGCGTAGAATTTTTTCAGGATGGgggaatccggtatttcaatcTCTAGTTTTCTTGCAAGTTCAATAAGCAGAGGGAAGACTATTTCAAAACCAATCATCATGTGTTCATCCTTCTCATCTTCAAGCTTGTTCATGTTCTCGTTAACAAATTTAATCCCTGTATAATAACATGCCAAAATTTAATGAAATAGAAGAAGGAAGAataaagtttgtgttttagtttttttgacAGATCGTATATCACAACTGAGGGTCTAGATTATGTTGACTAATTAACTGGGTCCACGCTAGAGAGACCCTTACCCGCCATTAGTTGATTTACGTACCTTTTTGGCATTTATCCGGGTGAATCTTCCAAGTAGTTAGTGCGACCACGCATGCCAATGTATTGATGAGTCTGTCATAAGCCGAAAACATCAAAGGGTCACCCCACGAGCCATCCGAAAGTTGATGGTTTACGACCCATTCTAGACATGATGGGAACTGAGGACCACCATCGACACTTTCAATACGTGCGATCCAAGCTGCATCATAAGCCGATGGAGTTATCACTCCATCTTCCATCGAGCTGAAAATTGACTTAATGGCTTCAACATACTGCTTGATGTCTTCATTAAGTACGTTAATGGAAGCAACATGACTTGTCTTCGAGTAATCCTCCACAATGTCATATGGGTGGATCATAATAATTGGCAACTCACTTTGCCTTGGCCTATCTGTATCACACTATCAcatatattaattgtttttcatCTTTACGATGATGTTGACCATTTATAAATCCATCTACAAATGCCTCCATGTCCTCGTTTGTAAATTCGGGACTACTAAAGAAAGAGGTGATGATGTTGAGTAGTGGTTTTGGTCCAAGCGAGGGCTGTATGAAGCTATCTTAagaattcaattcaattcttttataaagCATAATATCCGTGTGTTGCGACAGAATTTTATAACCACCTTTTTGAATGAATACATTAGATCAGAGTGTTAAAATATAGATTATAAGATTCTATCGATTGTTTTAAAACTATATGGTACTTTAGTATTGTAGTGTAAAGAGACATTTTGAGAATCATAAATATGATGAAAGGGGCATtttgagaggaaaaaaaaatatgtttaatccCTTAATTCAATTCTATTTTTAAGGGgttaaagataaagaagatTGTAAGACATTGTTTGTATAGACTAATATATCCTACAATTTagattctaattttttttaattttttttataaggttTTGTgcttaacatgtttaaaatagttgtatatttatcataaaatatatagGTGGAGTTTTCGTATAAAACCGCTGaagaatgagtttttttttataaggcaTGCCACTAAACTCAGGTCGTTAAAAAATGAGTTTATTTGATTGTTCAAATACCTTTTCTTTCGGGTTCGTAGACAGATTTGCATCTTATATTGGCAAATTTATTATTACCTACATCATTACAaggtaaacaaattaaaatacgaGTGTTATTTCATAAAATAGTATTATTTCCGTGCTTATATTCAGGGTTGTAAGGTGTACACTAATAAAATGAACACGAAGAAGAGTGTTAAAAGATGGAAAACACGTGAGGAAAAAAACGGAGATCATTTGACGGCCGTTAAAATAAAGGACCGAGATAGAACTTTATCCTCCCACAAAGCATCACCCGTGTCGTTTTTAAACCATAAGAacgaaacatgatttttttggtaaattaGAGAGACGATTCGTGAAATGAACtcaaacaaaatttatatttaaatataaatgaatgaatatgatataaatataaataaattttatatttacatataaacagaCATGGACTAACGAATATTCACGGACACAAATCAACAAATGTTTATGGAAATAAATCAACGACgtttaaaaacataaatgaatGAACATGTGCTATGTTCATGTTCCTTTAATAAAACAAACGGaatttttattcatatttattcgTGTAACTAACAATCTAACGTTCGGTTCATTTATAATGCAACATGTAGTCATTCTTGGTATATTCCACAATAATACGAGTACAGTAATAGTTGGTATTATTACAAATGGTTAATTTTAAAGAGAAGACTTCTACGGTTCTACCAATCAAACATTTGACTTTTTGATATGCTCCAAAGATACCTTCACAAGATACTCTTTACTCATTTTTCTATGttacctttttaattaattagccAAAAAGATTCTCTTGATCTATGAAATTTTCATATGTAAGAAACATTAGGTTTTAAAGATTCAAAATAATGACATCAGAGTGAACAATATGTTGGAAGTTAAAATCCATGtattaataatgatataaacGATAACACGTATACCTACACACTCAAAAGGTAAATGTCTGAAATAACAGAGAATTAAGATTCGATCTCAAGTCTCTAAGTCAACATTCCCTCCGTCAATTCCCATAAAAAGGCCACAACTGGCCCCTTGATCTAAAACCAAGTGGTTACCACTTGATAgacttatatataatagtagGATTAAAACATATACGATTtacaaatttattatatatttgatttttaaaaataatatttaaatatgttCCATCAACATGCATTTAATTGCACCTAATTAGTAACTAAAGAGCAATCactaggtaaaaaaaaataatcaattatTGAGCTTGATTTAAAAATTTCCTAAGGTTCTTGTAATTTTTGGATTACTAataattttttgatatatatatatatatacacgaaaaCTCAGCGGCGAACTCATGATTTTAGTTTGGGTAGCTAAACAGGTTAATTACAAGTACCAACAAATGTTTAAAATAGACTAGTAACTTTAAATTAAGTTGGGATAGCCTATGTGTATGCATATGAGATTctaaatatttgttttgttgAATGACGAATTAATATTTGActaaactaaaacataaaaacaataCTAAAATATAGAGTTGTATAAATATTGTAAGGTAGAAATTCTTGACcttcatatctatatatatatagagtagtGATATTCGTACAATAAGTTTTGATAAATCTGTCACATTGTATAGTTTATACAGCTGACTGTACGTATAGATTATTAATGCATAACTGTGATAGATTCATCAAAAGtaatggtacaaatatcacctcCTTTATAGTACTAGTACTAggatatatatccatatataaacCAACAAATTATAAACGAGCGTTAACGAACAACTTAACAAATgttcacaaaaataaacaaatgaacAAGACACATTGTTCATTAAACTAGACGTCTAGACCAACATACACCAACTTCCCATTAAACAATAATTTCACTAAGTGTTCGTGGAAATTTTGTTCGTTCACAATCCTACGTACTCATAAACCtaattacacacaaaaaaagaaataaaaggatagAAAAATGCCTGTAAAGAGATGAAAGTGTTGCGTACGATGACTAGGAGGGGAAAGAAATGTAGCGGTATGAGAAAAATGGCCGTTGAGAGTGGTGGCAATGGTGGTTGGAGAAAATAGGGAGATGATTCCCTTCATATCTATCTGGACAAGTGATTTTATGTTTGGTAAGGAGGAAGCCATTTAACCAACATTTTATATAGGGATCCAAAATTTATTCCATAGATAATTTATTTCAGAATTTTAAGTCACAATTAAAAAATGTTTGGTTACTACAAGTCTACAAATAGCTTAGCTAGATTTCACTCCACGACTCCACATTACATcattcaataataattaaactatCTCATCACTATTGTTTTGTTATTAGTGGTACGTACGTATCTTGAAAATGACGAGGAGTCCCAAATTAAGCTTGGAgactttataaaatatattgtgtCTTCACCATCTTAATTGATGTTTAATTTGTAGCTGTGTTACCAATCACTATAGATATACCTCATATTGTGTATCACATCACATATATTATATGTGAGGCCTGCTAGGTGACTATGGACATAAATATGATTAAACTGGTATAAATGGCCGGTACATTTTCTAAACCAACTTGTAAAACCCATAAGTCAACCATTTGATTTGTAGAATAAGTATAACCGGGTTAAAATATAACCGGGATGGGAAACCCATACCAAAACGAAAGGGCGGGATTGAAAAACTCGGGCTTCACAGTCTCACAACAACACACACTCACGGCCCGGCCACCACGCATTTTGCACATATAAAAGGTTAAGTTAGGTCGTTTGTAATACTGGTAGCTTGCAATTTTATATTCACTAAATGGATGCCCGCACGATGCAGCGGCGGTATACTACGGCAGTGGGCGGAAGTAACAGCGGTTGATGGTAGTAATTTCCATATCAGCGTCAACAAAATTGCGGGTTACAAAAGAGAGACAATAGTGTGACTGATTTTAGGGTGGAGAGAGTATTATGGGAATAAAAAATATCcaagggcaaataaggtatttcaaagacagaaaataattaataggGGGATTTGTTTAAATAGGgatatagattatattattACTAGTAATACGTAATCAAAATGATAATGAAGActaactaaaaagtaaaaagtaaagtgtaaaacaatatatattctAAATATTTTGTACGTAGGCGTAGGAATTGAAGGAATGAATTTAATGGCCAATTTGTTGTGGCATGTGAGGATGTTGACCATTAGTAATGTCTTtcttaaaaataatgaaaaattcaaaaaaggaaaaaaaacaaaaaaggtaaATCCAAGGGTAAATAAGTAATTTTAAAGACAGAAAAAATTTATTAAGGGAAGGGGTGATTTCTTTAATTAAGTAGTAGAGGTAATAATTGTGATGAATCCTACCCTCATACTTCTTGCACGTGCAACTCTTAATCGCCAAAAACTCACCCCGTGTGAGGAGTGGATCATGATTCTAAATTTTTGTCAATTTAAAGGTAAAAAATAATTACTCTTATTTAAAATGTcagttttcatatttaaaatgtaGATTTTCATAATTAGGGCATGTTTGACAAAAGCTTTTAaagagctttagcttttaattttaaattaaaagtttctattatattaaaagctttgtttggatgtaaaaaatatgatattttattttgtaaaaaaaaacttgaaaataaacGATACTTTCATTAGCGTTCTTGcattaatttacaaaattacCCTTATGATATTTACATTATAATTTTTCCTCCTGTTATTTAGTACGAGTATAGAACTCCCTCTTCTCTTCAATACATAGTTACATACGATACCTTCAACAAATCAATTGCAAGCAACACTCGATATTTTGTCTATTTTGTGACTTTGAttaattatgatgatgatgattataatgGATTTGTGAAagtgtccttttttttttgtattatagaATTGAATTGAACTTGAGTTTTCTTTATAGTCAGATGCATATATGTTgaaatcaaattttatatacattACAATAATGAATCAATTCAAGAACTGATACAGTAATAGTTTGTATTACGTTAACTCATTAAGTATCTACTGCTCTTGTAAgtattttagtttaaattttGTTGTTACTCACGTTACcgaaatttataaatataaaacttatacatatatatggtatcattaatttttatttgttacacttttttctccttttttgtcattttatacgTTTAAGTTACAACTACAATTATCATTCCAAAcacctttataaaataaaagcttCTACTAACGGTTTAAGAAAAAAAGCTACAACTTACAGTTATCAGTTATTCAAAACTGAAATTTTTCTATCTAAAAAATATATCCacaatatattacatatatcaCGTAATATTGAACTTTCTATCCAAAAAAAACATCCAAATGCAATTTACTGAACTTAGTTCAtacaaattaagttaaaaataaataatatgaatataaaCCATTTATATTTTACTGAAAgacaatttcttttatataaaaaacaaggACAGTAcctctaaattttattactcatCAGCATTTGGATTTAAGGAGACTCGGGTTCAAATCTTAAAGCGTAAGATTTTCTCCTAATATATGAGCGGACTATTAAGAGTTTCTCCTTCTACTAACTATATATTGGGCGAAGAGGCTTCTAGCATGAACCTGGCTAAAACAAGATAATGTAGACCCTTCGTTTTAATATTCGATCTGCAACtattaaaacaaaatgttacaaTTTATCAAATTTGATAAAACTTAGACATTTTCCAAGTTGATAAAACTTGGACATTTTAGTTACTGtagacaaatgaggtgttacgaaataattatgaaagtccacactaaaaaatgtaaacttttaGTTATACATACTTTTTAGTATggagaaatttctacacacttttatttctatatgtttttacacactaaaaaacgtgacaaaattttaaattttttcacactcaTACATTGTTTGTAGTGACAGGAGGACCCCAACTTCATGACGCACGCCTAGGACTCCCCCCGTCCATAGCGTCGAGTGTCCAAGGGGAGGAGGATGCACGTTATGGACTCCTATAAACACCGGTCTtattaaacatttttatatactCACTCTTTTTTTGTATCATGGGGATGGAGATgcattagaaaaaaatatataaaagtataaaactaacTTTGCAAAAGAACCGTGGAAACGTGTCTATTTTATTCACTAAACAATAAGCCCTTAAATAGACGTTTTTAGTACATAACTAGTTATCATATCCGTGCGTTGCCACGGGGTACGCTTTTTTCACGATAAAATTTTGGActcaaatttatgtcaaatattcgaactaaaaaataaaaaataacaataactataaaaaatgttattattaaaaacataaacaataactatattattattttaaatataatataaacttttaaacaataaaattgtaaccatgtgaaagttatttgatgaaaacacgAGAACCCAAGAATtagtcaagaaaataaaaacgaaaactttgatgtgggacaaatttaaaaactttatatatttaaagaaaatgataatgacagcccaaAGAGTTGTCATTAAgggcttattacatgcataaaaagtagtattttatatatcaataaccgccCTCCTGAATTTTTACAAgacaaagtataaattttaatgcatcaattTAATTAATACCGACAGCCATAAGGgctttcattaacaaaactctttatgtaaaaagtaaaatcgtaatcatgtgaaagttatttgatgaaaacgtTAGAACCCGGAAAttcagtgtcaagaaaataaaaacgaaaactttgatgtgagacaaatttaaaaacgttatttatataaaagacgaataaaaatagtcaaaccaaatgtttaaaaacaaaatcgTGACCAGGTttcagtgtcaagaaaataaaaacgaaaacttgaTGTGGGACAAGTTAAAAAacgttatgtatataaaaagacgaatGAAAATAGTCataccaaatgtttaaaaaaaatcgtGACCAGGTGAAacttatttgatgaaaacatgagaacccacaaatttaaaagatagaaagtttaaaacatgagaacccaaaaatttagtgtcaaacttatttgatgaaaacatgaaaactttaatgtgagacaaaagttaaaagatagaaagtttaagaggttaaaaataaaatatggtaaaagtttattatgttttatacgAACTTGTATATTCTGTGTATAATTTACTTGTACATTCCTGTAAGCTTTTATATTATAGTATATACCCCATCACTCCATGACTTGATAAACCGCCCACGTACCACCAGTCCACTACCTGATAATCTGATATAGTTTTGACTAATTAAACtactacatgacccaaaaacaaCTTACCAACATACTGACTTTATACTAGATACTCATTACTTATTAGACATTTTTAAAGCATAACTTTGTAACATAAACGACTAAAAACGACCCATTGACTTGACCCGTCAAGATTATTCCAACAGTTGTTTTGTGTCTTTTCGAGGGCAAGGAATTTTGAAACTTCGATTGGAGTGGTAACTGGGTATACAAGGTACTTTAAGTATTAGAGtagattttataaaattgtGATTTGCAATAGTAGAAGGCATGCAAGTTTTTCCTGTTCAAATATTATGAATTTGTTCAAATTCGTTACTTGATTTTCTTTATACTAAAACATTGTAATTTTTGACACTATCAAAATCACTAGACCAAGAATGTCATCCGACTAATCTCTATCAACACGATTtagtgatctattaattactaTAGCAAAGATTAAAGCCGAGACTCATATTATATCAGTACGTAGAAACTACAACAAAGATCAAGATGCGGTATTCCACATTAGCACTACTTTAGCATAGTTGGATGATAATTACAAGGCAGAAACCACAACATTAAAGAAAACCATACTTATAGAGAGGTGGCTGTAAGTTTTTTGAAAGAATGCTCACAATCTAAAATCTGTTTAGAAAGAAGATGCGAGTTCGATTGCAACTTCATAACTTTTTCATTCTTCATCACCTTCTCCTTTTGCAACTTCTTAACTTCCTCATTCTTCATCTCCATCTCCTTTTGCAACTTCTTAACGCTCACTTCAAGGTGGTTCATCTCCACTTGCTCACACTTTTTGGATTCTTCAACCTTTCTCTCCAAATCTCTGAGCTGGCCCACTTTGTCTTTTAAAGACAGCATTTCATTTAAACAAGCTCGAACAGCACCCACATCAAACCCATGAGTCTCCAAGTCGACTAAAGTTTCCAAACTGTCATTAATTATGTCAACGGGATCAGTCAGTTGTATCTTTGAAATCTTGTCAACCAGATTCttaaatgtcaccacacaagaGATAGCTAAACCCTCACGGTGATCCACTTTGACTTTCTTCAACGGAGAAAAGTGTGGCTTTTGAGATGGCTGTCTGAAAAATTCAAGAGATTCAATGGTAGCCCAGAATGCAGACTGCTTGACAAAAGGCCATACTTGTTGATATTGGTTCATAATGTCGTTATTTAGAGCTCCACTTGCTTCATCATGTTGGTCAGGAGGTCTAAAACATGAACTTCCTAAGTAACCCAATAAGaacaaaaattatattagtTTCTCTGTTGGAACCAAAGGTCGTCCCACTTACTTCAGAACCCATCAATTTGGGTCATGTCTTATCTCAAAACACGTAAATATGAAAAATCGTCAAAAGGTTAATTAATGAAACAATACTCTTAGAGTACTATAGGTTCTATAATTGCCTTTCAAAATAGAAATGTCCTCAAAATTGGTTTCATTGTTAAAATCAGGAACCGATTCTCCTATAATCAATTTTAACTTAATAATGAAAGGTTGTATGAATATACCTGGAAAACCCACATGATCTGACTGATCTACGCTTAATGGAATTAATTCATGAGTTTCTTCACCATCCTTTCTTTCTTGATTACTTACAAAGTTAACTTCAGAACATTCCATTTGTTCAATAGCTTTTAGTTCTTCAAATGTCCAATGTAAAATTGCAGGAGTCTCCTTTtgttgttttgaaattttttgtgCATACCATACCTGAATTAACAAATCAATTGTTGTTTTTGAAAAGATATAAAAACGAATTTGAATCTTTtgcaaataagttaaaaaagatgttaacatgttataataaaaaagtaatgCATA is drawn from Erigeron canadensis isolate Cc75 chromosome 9, C_canadensis_v1, whole genome shotgun sequence and contains these coding sequences:
- the LOC122583086 gene encoding ent-copalyl diphosphate synthase 1-like; translation: MEAFVDGFINGQHHHRPRQSELPIIMIHPYDIVEDYSKTSHVASINVLNEDIKQYVEAIKSIFSSMEDGVITPSAYDAAWIARIESVDGGPQFPSCLEWVVNHQLSDGSWGDPLMFSAYDRLINTLACVVALTTWKIHPDKCQKGIKFVNENMNKLEDEKDEHMMIGFEIVFPLLIELARKLEIEIPDSPILKKFYAIRDLKLAKIPKDKLHNTPTSLLYSLEGMKDLEWEKLLKLRCENGSFFFSPAATAYAFMQTKDQKCLAYLTNLVTKFNGEVPHTYPVDMFEHIWIIDRLQRLGISRYFGSEIKACADYIYRYWDEQGIGFGRNTNVPDIDDTAMGFRVLRANGYQISPDVFLPFEKDGHFLCFPEQVTQAVTGMFNLYRASQMSFPGEKILVDARKFSHKFLTAKQSTNELFDKWIITKDLPGEIGYALDVPWYASLPRLEARYYLEQYGGDDDVWIGKTLYRMGNVSNHQYLEMAKLDYNHCQMIHHTEWSYIQKWYAQLSIEENLNASPLWSYYAAAASIFEPERCNERLAWTKTSILLNIVTSYFISSKFTEEDMEAFVDGFINVQHHHRDGNRWHMVLKVLNETLNEISSEAWITHGVDIRPNLHHAWTVWLLEWQKGMDAVKGEAELIVRTICMSNSRWVSEETLSDPQYLHISSVTNDLCHQISHKESCTTGFEIDAKMQQLVQLVFNHSSGDLHPDLKQVFLMVAKAYYYKTYFDPETINHHINKVLFETVI